A single Molothrus aeneus isolate 106 chromosome 9, BPBGC_Maene_1.0, whole genome shotgun sequence DNA region contains:
- the ABCD3 gene encoding ATP-binding cassette sub-family D member 3 isoform X1, giving the protein MAAYSKFLTARHSAIAGAAAACALLCLLSKRRAAAQHGKRSGKALQNIEQKEGKKERAMVDRVFIARICRILKIMVPRTFCKETGYLLLIAVMLVARTYCDIWMIQNGTVIESAIIGRSRKDFKKYLFNFIAAMPAISLVNNFLKYGLNELKLCFRVRLTRYLYEEYLKTYTYYKMGNLDNRIANPDQLLTQDVEKFCNSVVDLYSNLSKPFLDIVLYIFKLTSAIGAQGPASMMAYLIISGFFLTRLRRPVGKMTIIEQKYEGEYRYINSRLITNSEEIAFYNGNLREKQTIHKTFRKLVEHLHNFILFRFSMGFIDNIIAKYFATVVGYLVVSRPFLNLSDPRHQNSTHAELLEDYYQSGRMLLRMSQALGRIVLAGREMTRLAGFTARITELMQVLKDLNNGKYQRTMISQEKDGDKKQPLSLIPGSGEIINSDNLIKFDHVPLVTPNGDVLIEDLNFEVRSGANVLICGPNGCGKSSLFRVLGELWPLFGGRLTKPVRGKLFYVPQRPYMTLGTLRDQVIYPDTLEDQKKKGISDQVLKEYLDNVQLGPILEREGGWDSVQDWMDVLSGGEKQRMAMARLFYHKPQFAILDECTSAVSVDVEDYIYSHCRKVGITLFTVSHRKSLWKHHDFYLHMDGRGNYEFKKITEDTVEFGS; this is encoded by the exons taaaagaagtggaaaagctttgcagAATATTGAG cagaaagagggaaagaaggagcGAGCAATGGTGGACAGAGTGTTTATTGCACGAATATGTCGAATCCTGAAAATAATGGTCCCTAGAACATTTTGCAAAGAG ACAGGTTATTTGCTGCTTATTGCTGTGATGCTGGTAGCCCGAACTTACTGTGATATTTGGATGATTCAAAATGGAACAGTCATTGAAAG TGCTATCATTGGCCGCAGCAGAAAAGATTTCAAGAAATACTTGTTCAACTTCATTGCTGCAATGCCTGCT ATCTCTTTAGTAAATAACTTCCTGAAGTATGGTCTAAATGAACTGAAGCTCTGCTTCCGAGTAAGACTTACCAGATACCTCTATGAAGAATATCTTAA aacTTATACATACTACAAAATGGGAAATCTGGACAACAGAATAGCCAATCCAGATCAACTCCTTACACAGGATGTGGAAAAATTCTGTAATAGTGTAGTGGACCTGTACTCAAACCTTAGCAAG CCTTTCTTGGATATAGTTTTGTACATCTTCAAGCTAACAAGTGCCATAGGAGCACAG GGTCCAGCTAGCATGATGGCATACTTGATTATTTCAGGGTTCTTCCTTACACGTTTAAGGAGACCAGTTGGCAAGATGACTATTATAGAACAGAAGTATGAAGGGGAGTACAGATATATCAACTCACGGCTCATTACAAACAG tgAGGAAATTGCTTTTTATAATGGGAACTTGAGAGAAAAACAGACTATTCACAAGACTTTCCGTAAGCTG GTGGAACACTTGCATAATTTCATCCTGTTCCGGTTCTCTATGGGTTTCATTGATAATATCATTGCCAAGT ACTTTGCCACTGTGGTTGGCTACCTGGTTGTTAGTCGTCCATTTTTGAACCTGTCTGATCCCCGTCACCAGAATAGCACTCATGCCGAACTTTTGGAG GATTACTACCAAAGTGGAAGAATGCTACTGAGAATGTCTCAAGCTTTGGGCAGAATAGTCCTAGCAGGCCGTGAAATGACAAGATTGGCTGG tttcACAGCTCGAATCACGGAATTAATGCAGGTTCTGAAGGACTTGAACAATGGCAAATATCAGCGTACAATGATATCACAAGAAAAAG aTGGAGATAAAAAGCAGCCTTTGTCTTTGATACCTGGATCTGGAGAAATTATCAACAGTGATAACCTTATCAA GTTTGATCATGTTCCATTGGTGACACCTAATGGAGATGTTTTGATTGAAGACCTTAACTTTGAG gttcgATCTGGTGCAAATGTGCTGATTTGTGGGCCAAATGGGTGTGGGAAGAGCTCCCTGTTCCGTGTTCTTGGTGAG TTGTGGCCGTTGTTTGGTGGGCGTTTAACAAAACCTGTAAGAGGAAAGTTGTTCTATGTTCCTCAG AGACCATACATGACTCTTGGAACGCTCAGAGATCAAGTTATATATCCAGATACTTTGGAAgatcagaaaaagaaagggatttCTGACCAG GTGCTGAAGGAGTACTTGGATAATGTTCAGCTGGGTCCAATCTTGGAACGTGAAGGAGGCTGGGATAGTGTTCAGGACTGGATGGATGTACTCAGCGGgggagaaaaacagagaatggCA ATGGCAAGGCTGTTCTATCATAAGCCCCAGTTTGCAATTCTGGATGAGTGCACAAGTGCTGTTAGTGTGGATGTAGAGGACTACATTTACAGCCACTGCCGAAAG GTTGGCATCACTCTCTTCACCGTTTCCCACAGGAAGTCACTCTGGAAACATCATGAT ttctacTTGCATATGGATGGCCGAGGAAACTATGAGTTCAAGAAAATAACTGAAGACACAGTTGAATTTGGATCATAA
- the ABCD3 gene encoding ATP-binding cassette sub-family D member 3 isoform X2, giving the protein MAAYSKFLTARHSAIAGAAAACALLCLLSKRRAAAQHGKRSGKALQNIEKEGKKERAMVDRVFIARICRILKIMVPRTFCKETGYLLLIAVMLVARTYCDIWMIQNGTVIESAIIGRSRKDFKKYLFNFIAAMPAISLVNNFLKYGLNELKLCFRVRLTRYLYEEYLKTYTYYKMGNLDNRIANPDQLLTQDVEKFCNSVVDLYSNLSKPFLDIVLYIFKLTSAIGAQGPASMMAYLIISGFFLTRLRRPVGKMTIIEQKYEGEYRYINSRLITNSEEIAFYNGNLREKQTIHKTFRKLVEHLHNFILFRFSMGFIDNIIAKYFATVVGYLVVSRPFLNLSDPRHQNSTHAELLEDYYQSGRMLLRMSQALGRIVLAGREMTRLAGFTARITELMQVLKDLNNGKYQRTMISQEKDGDKKQPLSLIPGSGEIINSDNLIKFDHVPLVTPNGDVLIEDLNFEVRSGANVLICGPNGCGKSSLFRVLGELWPLFGGRLTKPVRGKLFYVPQRPYMTLGTLRDQVIYPDTLEDQKKKGISDQVLKEYLDNVQLGPILEREGGWDSVQDWMDVLSGGEKQRMAMARLFYHKPQFAILDECTSAVSVDVEDYIYSHCRKVGITLFTVSHRKSLWKHHDFYLHMDGRGNYEFKKITEDTVEFGS; this is encoded by the exons taaaagaagtggaaaagctttgcagAATATTGAG aaagagggaaagaaggagcGAGCAATGGTGGACAGAGTGTTTATTGCACGAATATGTCGAATCCTGAAAATAATGGTCCCTAGAACATTTTGCAAAGAG ACAGGTTATTTGCTGCTTATTGCTGTGATGCTGGTAGCCCGAACTTACTGTGATATTTGGATGATTCAAAATGGAACAGTCATTGAAAG TGCTATCATTGGCCGCAGCAGAAAAGATTTCAAGAAATACTTGTTCAACTTCATTGCTGCAATGCCTGCT ATCTCTTTAGTAAATAACTTCCTGAAGTATGGTCTAAATGAACTGAAGCTCTGCTTCCGAGTAAGACTTACCAGATACCTCTATGAAGAATATCTTAA aacTTATACATACTACAAAATGGGAAATCTGGACAACAGAATAGCCAATCCAGATCAACTCCTTACACAGGATGTGGAAAAATTCTGTAATAGTGTAGTGGACCTGTACTCAAACCTTAGCAAG CCTTTCTTGGATATAGTTTTGTACATCTTCAAGCTAACAAGTGCCATAGGAGCACAG GGTCCAGCTAGCATGATGGCATACTTGATTATTTCAGGGTTCTTCCTTACACGTTTAAGGAGACCAGTTGGCAAGATGACTATTATAGAACAGAAGTATGAAGGGGAGTACAGATATATCAACTCACGGCTCATTACAAACAG tgAGGAAATTGCTTTTTATAATGGGAACTTGAGAGAAAAACAGACTATTCACAAGACTTTCCGTAAGCTG GTGGAACACTTGCATAATTTCATCCTGTTCCGGTTCTCTATGGGTTTCATTGATAATATCATTGCCAAGT ACTTTGCCACTGTGGTTGGCTACCTGGTTGTTAGTCGTCCATTTTTGAACCTGTCTGATCCCCGTCACCAGAATAGCACTCATGCCGAACTTTTGGAG GATTACTACCAAAGTGGAAGAATGCTACTGAGAATGTCTCAAGCTTTGGGCAGAATAGTCCTAGCAGGCCGTGAAATGACAAGATTGGCTGG tttcACAGCTCGAATCACGGAATTAATGCAGGTTCTGAAGGACTTGAACAATGGCAAATATCAGCGTACAATGATATCACAAGAAAAAG aTGGAGATAAAAAGCAGCCTTTGTCTTTGATACCTGGATCTGGAGAAATTATCAACAGTGATAACCTTATCAA GTTTGATCATGTTCCATTGGTGACACCTAATGGAGATGTTTTGATTGAAGACCTTAACTTTGAG gttcgATCTGGTGCAAATGTGCTGATTTGTGGGCCAAATGGGTGTGGGAAGAGCTCCCTGTTCCGTGTTCTTGGTGAG TTGTGGCCGTTGTTTGGTGGGCGTTTAACAAAACCTGTAAGAGGAAAGTTGTTCTATGTTCCTCAG AGACCATACATGACTCTTGGAACGCTCAGAGATCAAGTTATATATCCAGATACTTTGGAAgatcagaaaaagaaagggatttCTGACCAG GTGCTGAAGGAGTACTTGGATAATGTTCAGCTGGGTCCAATCTTGGAACGTGAAGGAGGCTGGGATAGTGTTCAGGACTGGATGGATGTACTCAGCGGgggagaaaaacagagaatggCA ATGGCAAGGCTGTTCTATCATAAGCCCCAGTTTGCAATTCTGGATGAGTGCACAAGTGCTGTTAGTGTGGATGTAGAGGACTACATTTACAGCCACTGCCGAAAG GTTGGCATCACTCTCTTCACCGTTTCCCACAGGAAGTCACTCTGGAAACATCATGAT ttctacTTGCATATGGATGGCCGAGGAAACTATGAGTTCAAGAAAATAACTGAAGACACAGTTGAATTTGGATCATAA
- the F3 gene encoding tissue factor: MLLRAAAPPRALLLGALLWHLAAGSEDPPTAVNITWSSINFKTILQWQPKPSGYFYTVEIHGQTSDVKRKCIQISETECDVTDALRNVKETYTAHILSVKPAEMDNFEEPPFEVSEKFTPYSQTVIGKPEIKDYSQKGSKLNVVFKDPLTPYTFPNGSFMSIQDIFQHDLEYKLYYWKDQSSGKKDVTTKSHNFEISVDSGKNYCFYVQGIIPSRRENRYGLESRVLCTSVGRNILDEYGTEVFIILAVIAVAVITLAIVLPVVLCKRKKAKKARAVREKELLNGV, translated from the exons atgctgctgcgTGCCGCCGCCCCGCCACGGGCGCTGCTGCTCGGCGCGCTGCTGTGGCACCTGGCCGCCG GCTCTGAAGACCCACCAACAGCAGTCAATATAACTTGGTCTTCAATCAATTTTAAAACTATACTACAGTGGCAACCAAAACCATCAGGCTACTTCTATACTGTAGAAATACATGG ACAGACATCTGACGTGAAGAGAAAATGCATACAGATATCAGAAACAGAGTGTGATGTTACTGATGCGCTCAGGAATGTAAAGGAGACCTATACAGCACACATACTGTCTGTAAAGCCTGCGGAGATGGATAACTTTGAAGAGCCACCTTTTGAAGTCTCTGAAAAATTTACACCTTATAGCCAGA CTGTTATTGGAAAACCAGAGATAAAGGATTATTCACAAAAAGGTTCCAAACTGAATGTCGTGTTCAAAGATCCGCTTACTCCATATACATTTCCTAACGGAAGCTTTATGAGTATTCAAGATATTTTCCAGCATGACCTGGAATACAAACTCTATTACTGGAAAGATCAAAGTTCTGGAAAG aaagATGTAACAACAAAAAGccataattttgaaataagcGTTGACAGTGGAAAGAACTATTGCTTCTATGTCCAGGGAATCATTCCCTCTCGCAGAGAAAATCGTTATGGCCTAGAAAGCAGGGTGCTCTGCACCAGTGTAGGAAGGAATATCTTAGATG aATATGGAACAGAAGTCTTTATCATCTTAGCAGTGATAGCAGTTGCAGTCATCACTCTCGCCATTGTCCTTCCCGTGGTTCTGTGTAAACgcaagaaagcaaagaaagcaagagCTGTGAGAGAAAAGGAGCTGCTTAATGGTGTCTAA